In one Cyprinus carpio isolate SPL01 chromosome B2, ASM1834038v1, whole genome shotgun sequence genomic region, the following are encoded:
- the LOC109056364 gene encoding bone morphogenetic protein 4 isoform X1 produces MQNSIAQCFLLSVGAVIFSSCLTESTAQRGHEETYKGLQLEALKSIILEYLGMDTPPGPGGRASHQDLVRMYRQYRRMGYLLKGNSSEEQEPQPARRASTVLFPKTVQLLNSSVDSRQQWFRAVFYKNSRIKTGVHLKHARLQIKRPHTDQITPGQPWLSKDVVVRIHKPPGFHTETVFHAGDLSSRDVTLDLTFAVKKWLKDTSAELLVVEICLLKKQEVSTQSTPQLVLQLDQVVRRRNKRALSTREESVEDEVHCRRKSLNVSFKDIGWSDWVIAPSGYTMHYCDGSCPHNYKPASMHTQVKSRLHLLSKGTTPGPCCVPAAYEPMVLMHYDSRGKLKLTPFNDLIVSKCHCA; encoded by the exons ATGCAGAACTCAATAGCACAGTGCTTTCTCCTTTCTGTTGGGGCTGTTATTTTTAGCTCTTGTCTGACAGAGTCTACAGCTCAACGGGGGCATGAGGAAACGTACAAGGGCCTGCAGCTTGAGGCTCTGAAGAGCATTATTCTGGAGTACCTCGGGATGGATACACCACCCGGGCCTGGTGGAAGAGCTTCTCATCAGGACCTGGTCAGGATGTACCGTCAGTATAGGAGAATGGGATACTTGCTTAAGGGCAACTCCAGTGAGGAACAGGAGCCTCAGCCTGCAAGAAGAGCCTCTACGGTGCTCTTTCCTAAAACAG TACAGCTTCTGAATTCTTCCGTGGATTCCCGGCAGCAGTGGTTCAGAGCTGTTTTCTACAAAAACTCACGCATTAAAACTGGAGTCCACCTTAAACATGCAAGGCTGCAAATTAAGAGACCACACACGGACCAAATTACACCAGGCCAGCCATGGCTCTCAAAAGACGTTGTGGTTAGAATCCATAAACCTCCTGGTTTTCATACAGAGACTGTATTTCACGCGGGGGACTTGAGCTCTCGGGATGTTACGTTGGATTTGACATTTGCGGTTAAGAAGTGGCTTAAGGACACCAGTGCTGAGCTTTTAGTTGTTGAAATTTGCCTCCTTAAAAAACAAGAAGTGAGTACACAATCCACGCCTCAGCTTGTTTTACAACTTGACCAAGTAGTGAGGAGAAGAAACAAGAGAGCTCTGTCTACTAGAGAGGAAAGCGTTGAGGATGAAGTTCACTGCAGGCGAAAGTCTTTAAATGTTTCCTTCAAAGACATCGGCTGGTCAGACTGGGTTATTGCTCCCTCGGGCTACACTATGCACTACTGTGATGGTTCCTGCCCGCATAATTATAAACCTGCTAGTATGCATACGCAGGTGAAGTCTCGCCTGCATCTCTTGTCTAAGGGAACGACACCTGGGCCTTGCTGCGTACCAGCTGCATATGAGCCAATGGTTCTCATGCACTATGACAGCCGTGGAAAGTTGAAGCTCACGCCTTTCAACGATTTGATAGTTAGTAAATGCCACTGTGCATGA
- the LOC109056364 gene encoding derriere protein isoform X2: protein MDTPPGPGGRASHQDLVRMYRQYRRMGYLLKGNSSEEQEPQPARRASTVLFPKTVQLLNSSVDSRQQWFRAVFYKNSRIKTGVHLKHARLQIKRPHTDQITPGQPWLSKDVVVRIHKPPGFHTETVFHAGDLSSRDVTLDLTFAVKKWLKDTSAELLVVEICLLKKQEVSTQSTPQLVLQLDQVVRRRNKRALSTREESVEDEVHCRRKSLNVSFKDIGWSDWVIAPSGYTMHYCDGSCPHNYKPASMHTQVKSRLHLLSKGTTPGPCCVPAAYEPMVLMHYDSRGKLKLTPFNDLIVSKCHCA from the exons ATGGATACACCACCCGGGCCTGGTGGAAGAGCTTCTCATCAGGACCTGGTCAGGATGTACCGTCAGTATAGGAGAATGGGATACTTGCTTAAGGGCAACTCCAGTGAGGAACAGGAGCCTCAGCCTGCAAGAAGAGCCTCTACGGTGCTCTTTCCTAAAACAG TACAGCTTCTGAATTCTTCCGTGGATTCCCGGCAGCAGTGGTTCAGAGCTGTTTTCTACAAAAACTCACGCATTAAAACTGGAGTCCACCTTAAACATGCAAGGCTGCAAATTAAGAGACCACACACGGACCAAATTACACCAGGCCAGCCATGGCTCTCAAAAGACGTTGTGGTTAGAATCCATAAACCTCCTGGTTTTCATACAGAGACTGTATTTCACGCGGGGGACTTGAGCTCTCGGGATGTTACGTTGGATTTGACATTTGCGGTTAAGAAGTGGCTTAAGGACACCAGTGCTGAGCTTTTAGTTGTTGAAATTTGCCTCCTTAAAAAACAAGAAGTGAGTACACAATCCACGCCTCAGCTTGTTTTACAACTTGACCAAGTAGTGAGGAGAAGAAACAAGAGAGCTCTGTCTACTAGAGAGGAAAGCGTTGAGGATGAAGTTCACTGCAGGCGAAAGTCTTTAAATGTTTCCTTCAAAGACATCGGCTGGTCAGACTGGGTTATTGCTCCCTCGGGCTACACTATGCACTACTGTGATGGTTCCTGCCCGCATAATTATAAACCTGCTAGTATGCATACGCAGGTGAAGTCTCGCCTGCATCTCTTGTCTAAGGGAACGACACCTGGGCCTTGCTGCGTACCAGCTGCATATGAGCCAATGGTTCTCATGCACTATGACAGCCGTGGAAAGTTGAAGCTCACGCCTTTCAACGATTTGATAGTTAGTAAATGCCACTGTGCATGA